A genomic window from Flintibacter sp. KGMB00164 includes:
- a CDS encoding cobalt-precorrin 5A hydrolase has translation MKLELIAFTQRGNALAEQLAKTLSDHGHQAFCTRDGLKAEAWAERAFSRSDGLIFVGATGIAVRSIAPHLRHKSSDPAVIVVDEGGQFVIPILSGHLGGANDLAREIASLTSAVPVITTATDVNGVFAVDQWARRQGLMVCNPEQILPVSSRLLAGKAVGFFSAWPIAGELPHGLYLVSLEDAQVVLDLHRPEEDALWLYPKGVRVGMGCRRGTPATALRSLLEKVLTQEGIPEKAVCALCTIDLKKDEPGLQELAREWNVPLLTYSAQELAQVPGNFTPSPFVEQVTGVDNVCERAALVSGGILLRKKTARDGVTVALAMEELHLTWKEHL, from the coding sequence ATGAAGCTGGAACTGATCGCTTTTACCCAGCGGGGCAATGCCCTGGCAGAGCAGTTAGCCAAAACTCTGTCCGACCACGGGCACCAGGCTTTCTGCACCCGGGACGGGTTGAAGGCGGAAGCGTGGGCCGAGCGGGCTTTCTCCCGCTCCGATGGGCTCATTTTTGTGGGGGCAACGGGCATCGCGGTACGCTCCATTGCCCCTCATCTGCGCCACAAGAGCAGTGACCCGGCGGTGATCGTGGTGGACGAGGGAGGGCAGTTTGTCATCCCCATCCTCTCCGGCCATCTGGGCGGAGCCAACGATCTGGCCCGGGAAATTGCCTCTCTTACCAGCGCTGTTCCGGTCATCACCACGGCCACCGACGTAAACGGAGTGTTCGCCGTGGACCAATGGGCCCGGCGGCAGGGGCTGATGGTGTGCAATCCGGAACAGATTTTGCCTGTTTCCTCCCGGCTGCTGGCTGGAAAGGCGGTAGGATTCTTCTCCGCCTGGCCCATTGCCGGGGAGCTGCCCCATGGACTGTATCTGGTCTCCCTGGAGGACGCCCAGGTGGTGCTGGACCTGCACCGCCCGGAGGAGGACGCCCTGTGGCTGTACCCAAAGGGAGTGCGGGTAGGCATGGGCTGCCGGAGAGGGACTCCGGCGACTGCTCTCCGTTCTTTGTTGGAGAAAGTGCTTACCCAGGAGGGCATTCCTGAAAAAGCAGTCTGCGCCTTATGTACCATTGATTTAAAGAAGGATGAGCCCGGACTCCAGGAGTTGGCCAGGGAGTGGAACGTGCCGCTGCTCACCTACTCCGCCCAGGAGCTGGCGCAGGTCCCCGGCAACTTCACTCCCTCCCCCTTTGTGGAACAAGTTACCGGAGTGGACAATGTGTGTGAGCGGGCGGCGTTGGTCTCCGGCGGGATCCTGCTGCGGAAGAAAACGGCCCGAGACGGGGTCACAGTGGCCCTGGCAATGGAAGAACTTCATTTGACTTGGAAGGAGCACCTATGA
- a CDS encoding sirohydrochlorin cobaltochelatase, whose amino-acid sequence MKEALLTVSFGTAVEQARQADICAVERAAAQALPHLPAYHAYTSPTIRRILARRGIDIPGFVPALEQLAQDGVERVYVLPTHLLPGYEYDDLLEAAEQMRPQFQQLRIAPPLLGDTWGVRALAQILCDRFPHQEGQAVVLLGHGTEHPGNLVYPALQGVLDWLRREDILIGTVEGWPQAEDVLEQLSRQNCRRVLLAPLMLVAGTHAVEDMAGPEPESWKNRLEASGYEVTPIFEGLGRLPQVQEMYVHRLKTLVEENHGL is encoded by the coding sequence ATGAAGGAAGCGCTGTTGACGGTGAGCTTTGGCACCGCGGTGGAGCAGGCCCGTCAGGCGGACATCTGCGCCGTGGAGCGCGCCGCCGCCCAGGCTCTCCCCCACCTGCCCGCCTATCATGCCTACACCAGCCCCACCATCCGCCGCATTCTGGCCCGGCGGGGGATCGACATTCCCGGCTTTGTGCCCGCTCTGGAGCAGCTGGCCCAGGACGGCGTGGAGCGGGTCTATGTGCTGCCCACCCACCTGCTCCCCGGCTATGAGTATGACGACCTGCTGGAGGCGGCAGAGCAGATGCGTCCCCAGTTTCAGCAGCTGCGCATAGCGCCCCCTCTGCTGGGAGACACCTGGGGTGTGCGGGCTCTGGCGCAAATTCTGTGTGACCGTTTCCCTCACCAGGAGGGACAGGCCGTGGTGCTGCTGGGCCACGGCACCGAGCACCCGGGCAACCTGGTCTATCCTGCCCTCCAGGGGGTGCTGGACTGGCTGCGCCGGGAGGACATCCTCATCGGAACGGTGGAGGGCTGGCCCCAGGCGGAGGACGTGCTGGAGCAGCTGAGCCGCCAAAACTGCCGCCGGGTCCTGCTGGCTCCCCTGATGCTGGTGGCGGGCACCCACGCTGTGGAGGACATGGCCGGCCCCGAACCGGAAAGTTGGAAAAACCGCCTGGAGGCCAGCGGCTATGAAGTGACCCCCATCTTTGAGGGGCTGGGCCGCCTGCCCCAGGTGCAGGAGATGTACGTCCACCGTCTCAAGACACTTGTGGAGGAGAACCATGGCCTTTGA
- a CDS encoding aminotransferase class IV: MWKNVGYYNGTMGPLEEMTVPMGDRALYFGDGIYEATCVANRVPFALDDHLDRMYNSLRLLEIPFTMERDQVKAELQKVIDAAEDSPIHFLYWQISRGVAMRNHPFPANTEPTLLIYVKPHTMKSMDKPYKLISMEDIRFKLCNIKTLNLIPSVLANQRAVEHGCDEAVLHRGSRVTECAHSNISILKDGVLQTAPTDELILPGITRKHLLALAKEHGISVLEKPFSMVELMNADEVIVTSSSALCMKAESIDGIPVGGKDPQRLKLLQDAYLEKFQRETQPK; the protein is encoded by the coding sequence ATGTGGAAAAATGTAGGATATTATAATGGAACCATGGGTCCTCTGGAGGAGATGACCGTCCCCATGGGGGACCGCGCCCTCTACTTCGGCGACGGTATCTACGAGGCCACCTGCGTGGCAAACCGTGTTCCCTTCGCCCTGGACGATCACCTGGATCGGATGTACAACAGCCTGCGCCTGCTGGAGATCCCCTTCACCATGGAGCGCGACCAGGTCAAGGCCGAGCTGCAGAAGGTCATCGACGCCGCGGAGGACTCCCCCATCCACTTCCTGTACTGGCAGATCTCCCGTGGCGTTGCCATGCGTAACCACCCCTTCCCCGCCAATACGGAGCCCACTCTGCTCATCTATGTGAAGCCCCATACCATGAAGTCCATGGACAAGCCCTATAAGCTCATCTCCATGGAGGACATCCGCTTCAAGCTGTGCAACATCAAGACTCTGAACCTCATTCCCAGCGTACTGGCCAATCAGCGCGCCGTGGAGCACGGCTGCGATGAAGCTGTCCTCCACCGGGGCAGCCGGGTCACTGAGTGCGCCCACAGCAACATCTCCATTCTGAAAGATGGAGTGCTCCAGACCGCTCCCACCGACGAGCTCATCCTCCCCGGCATCACCCGCAAGCACCTGCTGGCTCTGGCCAAGGAGCACGGCATCTCCGTTTTGGAGAAGCCCTTCTCCATGGTGGAGCTGATGAACGCCGACGAGGTCATCGTCACCAGCTCCAGCGCCCTGTGCATGAAGGCGGAGTCCATTGACGGCATCCCCGTAGGCGGCAAGGACCCCCAGCGTCTCAAGCTCCTCCAGGACGCCTATCTGGAGAAGTTCCAGCGGGAGACCCAGCCCAAGTAA
- the cobM gene encoding precorrin-4 C(11)-methyltransferase translates to MVHFVGAGPGGPDLITLRGAQLLGEADCVIYAGSLVNPALLAMTREGASIYNSAQMTLEQVLAVIREMEQSGKTTVRLHTGDPCLYGAIQEQMDQLDELGISWDVTPGVSSFCGAAAAVGAEYTLPGVSQSVIITRMAGRTPVPERESIAALAAHGATMVIFLSAGMLEGLSSELLKGAYTPDTPAALVYKATWPEEKVVRCTVGTLAQAGREYQISKTALVLVGDFLSHSYQRSLLYHPGFTTEFRQGDGSLDGAAL, encoded by the coding sequence ATGGTCCATTTTGTGGGTGCCGGCCCCGGCGGGCCCGATCTTATCACCCTGAGGGGGGCTCAGCTGCTGGGCGAGGCCGACTGCGTTATCTACGCGGGCAGCTTGGTGAACCCCGCTCTGCTGGCTATGACCCGGGAGGGCGCCTCCATTTATAACAGCGCCCAGATGACCTTGGAGCAGGTGCTGGCCGTCATTAGAGAGATGGAGCAAAGCGGCAAGACCACGGTTCGTCTGCACACCGGCGACCCCTGTCTGTACGGTGCCATCCAGGAACAGATGGATCAGCTGGACGAGCTGGGCATCTCCTGGGATGTGACCCCCGGTGTGTCCTCCTTCTGCGGGGCCGCGGCGGCGGTAGGGGCCGAGTACACCCTGCCCGGGGTGAGCCAGAGCGTCATCATCACCCGGATGGCGGGGCGCACTCCGGTGCCCGAGCGGGAGTCCATTGCCGCCCTGGCTGCCCATGGCGCCACCATGGTGATTTTCCTGTCCGCGGGCATGCTGGAGGGACTATCCTCCGAACTGCTCAAAGGCGCCTATACCCCGGACACCCCCGCCGCCCTGGTGTACAAGGCAACCTGGCCGGAGGAGAAGGTGGTGCGCTGTACCGTAGGCACGCTGGCCCAGGCGGGACGTGAATACCAGATTTCCAAAACTGCCCTGGTGCTGGTGGGGGACTTTTTGTCCCACAGCTACCAGCGCAGCCTTCTCTACCACCCCGGCTTTACCACCGAATTCCGGCAGGGGGATGGCTCCCTGGATGGAGCGGCGCTATGA
- a CDS encoding precorrin-8X methylmutase: MNLTFHTPGGIEGESMRIIQQELDEMGVTLDPDCADVVRRAIHTTADFDYAKNLIFTPGAASAGAAALRSGTPIVTDTNMARSGINQKACTQFGVERFCYMANPEVAQAAKEHSTTRAVAAVDRWAQEHPNAIFAVGNAPTALLRMCELMEAGKLRPSLVIAVPVGFVNVVESKEAMLDLCRKLEVPAIVAMGRKGGSTVAAAICNALLYRTFER; this comes from the coding sequence TTGAATTTGACCTTTCACACCCCCGGAGGCATCGAAGGGGAGAGCATGCGCATCATCCAGCAGGAGCTGGATGAAATGGGTGTCACCTTGGACCCCGACTGCGCCGATGTGGTACGGCGGGCCATCCACACCACCGCCGACTTTGACTACGCCAAAAACCTGATATTCACTCCCGGAGCAGCATCGGCAGGCGCAGCCGCCCTGCGCTCCGGTACGCCCATCGTTACCGACACGAACATGGCCCGCTCCGGTATCAACCAGAAGGCCTGCACCCAGTTTGGGGTGGAACGGTTCTGCTATATGGCCAATCCAGAGGTGGCTCAGGCCGCCAAAGAGCACAGCACCACCCGGGCAGTGGCGGCAGTAGACCGCTGGGCTCAGGAGCACCCCAACGCCATCTTCGCCGTAGGCAACGCCCCCACAGCGCTGCTGCGCATGTGCGAGCTGATGGAGGCGGGCAAGCTCCGTCCCTCCCTGGTGATTGCGGTCCCGGTCGGCTTTGTGAATGTGGTGGAGAGCAAGGAGGCCATGCTGGATCTATGCCGAAAGCTGGAGGTGCCTGCCATTGTGGCTATGGGGCGCAAAGGCGGCTCCACGGTGGCAGCGGCCATCTGCAACGCCCTGCTCTACCGAACCTTTGAACGATAA
- the cobK gene encoding precorrin-6A reductase: MKILIFGGTTEGRLLAQALSQRGLPATVSVATPLGAQELSGLSGITPLVGRKTTEEMAELLKNFDRCVDATHPYAVEASRNIRAACQEAEVPLRRLLRGESSHETGHWVESPEEAARWLGEHSGNVLLAIGAKGIGAFQDLDRERLYPRVLPVVESILACQQAGIPTRNIIALHGPFSRDLNRAMLEQYQIRYLVTKDGGRAGGFEEKAAAAREAGAELVVIGRPAETGYTLEEILSWLTQD; encoded by the coding sequence ATGAAGATTCTGATTTTCGGCGGCACCACCGAAGGACGGCTGCTGGCCCAGGCTCTCTCCCAGCGAGGACTGCCCGCCACGGTGAGCGTGGCCACCCCTCTGGGGGCGCAGGAGCTGTCCGGTCTGTCCGGCATCACACCTTTGGTAGGCCGAAAGACAACAGAGGAAATGGCAGAGCTTCTAAAAAACTTTGACCGTTGTGTGGATGCCACCCACCCCTATGCGGTGGAGGCCTCCCGAAACATCCGGGCCGCCTGTCAGGAAGCAGAAGTACCCCTGCGGCGGCTTCTCCGGGGAGAGAGTTCCCACGAGACGGGCCACTGGGTGGAAAGCCCAGAGGAAGCTGCCCGGTGGCTGGGGGAACACAGCGGCAATGTACTGCTGGCCATTGGCGCCAAGGGGATTGGCGCGTTCCAGGATCTGGACCGAGAGCGTCTTTATCCCCGGGTACTCCCGGTGGTGGAGAGCATCTTAGCCTGTCAACAGGCCGGGATCCCCACCCGGAATATCATTGCTCTCCACGGGCCGTTCTCCCGCGATCTGAACCGGGCCATGTTGGAGCAGTACCAAATCCGGTATCTGGTAACCAAGGACGGCGGCCGGGCCGGAGGCTTTGAAGAGAAAGCCGCTGCCGCCCGGGAGGCCGGTGCAGAGCTTGTGGTCATTGGCCGTCCCGCGGAAACAGGCTATACGTTGGAAGAAATTTTGTCCTGGCTGACCCAGGACTGA
- a CDS encoding DNA/RNA non-specific endonuclease, translating to MKRLNTALLSFLLLMSVLLSACGALPQSGGSSATLDSIPAYSGQAYVELNGNQPTFTEDELVTESFETYSPLDSLGRCGVAYANVGLDTMPTEERGSIGQVKPSGWQTVKYDCVDGKYLYNRCHLIGYQLTAENANKENLITGTRYLNVEGMLPFENLVADYVKETENHVLYRVTPIFEGDNLVASGVQMEAMSVEDKGEGVCFNVYCYNAQPGVAIDYATGDSWLEGDAPASSGSDSGAVPEETSSSTSTAEQEQEYVLNTSSKKFHLPDCSGVASMSPENRQDYTGTRQSLIDQGYSPCGTCKP from the coding sequence CCCTGCCCCAAAGCGGCGGCAGCAGTGCCACGCTGGACAGCATCCCGGCCTATTCCGGCCAAGCCTATGTAGAGCTCAATGGCAACCAGCCCACCTTCACCGAAGATGAGTTGGTTACCGAAAGCTTTGAAACTTACAGTCCGCTGGACAGCCTGGGCCGCTGCGGCGTGGCCTACGCCAATGTAGGGCTGGATACCATGCCCACCGAGGAGCGGGGCAGCATTGGCCAGGTGAAGCCCTCCGGCTGGCAGACGGTGAAATACGACTGCGTGGATGGCAAGTATCTCTATAACCGCTGTCATCTCATCGGCTATCAGCTCACCGCCGAGAATGCCAATAAGGAGAACCTCATTACCGGTACCCGGTACTTAAATGTGGAGGGCATGCTTCCCTTTGAAAATCTGGTGGCCGACTACGTAAAAGAGACGGAAAACCACGTTCTCTACCGGGTCACCCCCATCTTTGAGGGGGACAATCTGGTGGCCAGCGGCGTGCAGATGGAGGCCATGTCTGTGGAGGACAAGGGCGAGGGTGTGTGCTTCAATGTCTACTGCTACAACGCCCAGCCCGGCGTGGCCATTGACTATGCCACCGGCGACAGCTGGCTGGAAGGGGATGCGCCCGCATCCAGCGGCAGTGACAGCGGTGCGGTGCCGGAGGAGACCTCCAGCAGCACTTCCACGGCAGAGCAGGAACAAGAGTACGTTTTGAACACGAGCTCCAAGAAGTTCCACCTGCCTGACTGCTCTGGCGTTGCCAGCATGAGCCCGGAGAACCGCCAGGACTACACCGGCACCCGTCAGTCTCTCATCGACCAGGGCTACTCCCCCTGCGGCACCTGCAAACCCTGA
- the cobJ gene encoding precorrin-3B C(17)-methyltransferase: MKRLYVVGLGPGGTDYLTPQARKALEDCEVLCGYTTYMDLAADFTAGKELVTTPMTQELERCRLALEKANEGKTTAMICSGDAGVYGMAGPVLELSVQFPEVEIEVIPGVTAALSGAAVLGAPLMHDFAVISLSDLLTPWDVIEKRLDCAGAGDFSVCLYNPMSKKRRDHLRRACDILLKHRTPDTPCGWVRNIGRDGHEKRLLTLAHLREAEVDMFTTVFIGSTSTRQIGENLVTPRGYEGKK, from the coding sequence ATGAAACGGTTGTATGTGGTTGGGCTTGGCCCCGGCGGAACGGACTATCTCACCCCCCAGGCCAGAAAGGCGCTGGAGGACTGTGAGGTGCTGTGCGGCTACACCACCTATATGGATCTGGCGGCGGACTTTACCGCCGGGAAAGAACTGGTCACCACCCCCATGACCCAGGAGCTGGAGCGCTGCCGCCTGGCCCTGGAGAAGGCCAATGAAGGAAAAACCACCGCTATGATTTGCAGTGGCGATGCAGGAGTATACGGCATGGCAGGTCCTGTACTGGAGCTGTCGGTCCAGTTCCCAGAGGTAGAGATCGAGGTGATTCCCGGGGTGACGGCAGCTCTGTCCGGAGCGGCGGTGCTGGGCGCCCCCCTGATGCACGACTTTGCGGTGATCTCTCTTTCTGACCTGCTCACTCCCTGGGATGTCATTGAAAAACGGCTGGACTGCGCAGGGGCGGGAGACTTTTCCGTGTGCCTCTATAACCCCATGAGCAAAAAGCGGCGGGACCACCTGCGCCGGGCCTGTGACATTCTCCTAAAACACCGTACCCCCGACACCCCCTGCGGCTGGGTGCGGAACATCGGCCGGGACGGTCATGAAAAGCGACTGCTCACCCTGGCCCATCTTCGTGAGGCAGAGGTGGATATGTTCACCACCGTGTTTATTGGTTCCACCTCCACTCGGCAGATTGGGGAAAACTTGGTGACTCCCCGGGGCTACGAGGGGAAGAAATGA
- the cobI gene encoding precorrin-2 C(20)-methyltransferase, whose protein sequence is MEQQKLGTFYGVGVGPGDPDLLTVKAIRTLEACPVLAAPQTASGEMTALNIAKQAANLEGKTLLPLHFTMSRDKAKQHQAHVEAAQAVRAYLEQGQDVAMAVLGDVSVYSTYCYLMDLLKDEFPCVMVPGVPAFCAVAARLGRSLTTMNSPLHILPGGGEGPGETLDLPGAKVLMKSGRNFPQVLDELEKRGLLEQAAMVENCGLPGERICPSLEEKPQSSGYFTTIIIP, encoded by the coding sequence ATGGAACAACAGAAGTTAGGAACCTTTTACGGCGTGGGAGTTGGTCCCGGCGACCCAGATCTGCTCACGGTGAAGGCCATTCGCACATTAGAAGCCTGTCCTGTGCTGGCCGCACCTCAGACGGCCTCCGGGGAGATGACTGCCCTGAACATTGCCAAGCAGGCGGCCAATCTGGAGGGTAAGACTCTCCTGCCCCTTCACTTCACCATGTCCCGGGACAAGGCCAAGCAGCACCAGGCCCACGTGGAAGCCGCCCAGGCGGTGCGCGCCTATCTGGAGCAGGGCCAGGACGTGGCCATGGCGGTGCTGGGGGATGTGTCGGTGTACTCTACCTACTGCTATCTAATGGATCTATTAAAGGATGAATTCCCCTGTGTCATGGTACCGGGGGTACCCGCCTTCTGCGCGGTGGCCGCCCGGCTTGGCCGGAGCCTGACCACCATGAACAGTCCCCTGCACATCCTGCCCGGAGGCGGCGAAGGTCCCGGTGAGACGTTGGACCTGCCCGGAGCCAAGGTACTGATGAAGTCGGGGCGCAATTTCCCCCAGGTTCTGGACGAGCTGGAGAAGCGGGGCCTGCTGGAGCAGGCTGCCATGGTGGAAAACTGCGGCCTGCCCGGAGAGCGGATCTGCCCCTCTCTGGAGGAGAAACCCCAATCCAGCGGGTATTTTACCACGATTATTATACCGTAA
- the cbiE gene encoding precorrin-6y C5,15-methyltransferase (decarboxylating) subunit CbiE: MEVTLVGIGLGNPSTLTAGGAAALKQADGLIGSRRLLEECPLPQSVPRKFSTKSAEIVEILKKQSWQNPCVLYSGDTGFYSGARTLVPLLEAEHIPFQVLPGISSLQYFAARLGRSWQEWSVVSAHGLNCDPVGEILAAHGKPVFFLTSGAEGAGSLCERLTQAGLGHLTATVGQSLSYPQEQIISDSVSRLAGHAFAPLTVLLVEGYTSCRPAGSQGLPDEVFLRGDVPMTKQEVRAVAIGKLAVRDGETYWDVGSGTGSVSVELALLAPHSTVCAVECGGEACSLIRANREKFGVYNLELTQGRAPEVLAQLPAPDAVFIGGSGGELPAILEAALRKNPAARFCITAIAVETLGTAVAAMTQLGMEPQISQVTVARSRVAGELHLMMGQNPVWIITGRKEALV, encoded by the coding sequence ATGGAAGTGACGCTGGTGGGCATTGGACTTGGGAATCCCTCCACCTTGACGGCGGGCGGGGCCGCCGCCTTGAAGCAGGCGGACGGCCTGATTGGCTCCCGGCGGCTGTTGGAGGAATGTCCCCTGCCCCAGTCGGTACCCCGAAAGTTTTCCACCAAATCGGCAGAGATTGTGGAAATTTTGAAGAAGCAGTCCTGGCAGAACCCCTGCGTGCTGTACAGCGGGGACACCGGATTTTACTCCGGCGCCCGCACGCTGGTTCCTCTTTTGGAGGCAGAGCACATTCCCTTCCAGGTGCTGCCGGGTATCTCCAGCCTGCAATACTTTGCCGCCCGGCTGGGCCGGTCCTGGCAGGAGTGGTCGGTGGTATCCGCCCACGGCCTCAACTGCGACCCGGTGGGGGAAATTCTTGCCGCCCACGGCAAGCCGGTGTTTTTCCTCACCAGCGGTGCGGAGGGAGCCGGCTCCCTGTGTGAACGCCTCACTCAGGCGGGGCTGGGCCACCTGACTGCCACGGTGGGGCAGTCCCTCTCCTACCCCCAGGAGCAAATCATTTCTGACTCCGTCTCCCGCCTGGCGGGACACGCCTTTGCTCCCCTCACCGTTCTGCTTGTGGAGGGGTACACCAGCTGCCGTCCGGCTGGCTCCCAGGGCTTACCCGACGAAGTTTTCCTTCGGGGCGACGTCCCCATGACCAAGCAGGAGGTCCGGGCCGTTGCCATCGGCAAGCTGGCAGTGCGGGATGGCGAGACCTACTGGGATGTGGGGTCAGGCACCGGTTCGGTATCGGTGGAGTTGGCTCTGCTGGCTCCCCACAGCACCGTGTGCGCGGTAGAGTGCGGGGGCGAGGCCTGTTCCCTCATCCGGGCCAACCGGGAAAAGTTCGGAGTCTACAACCTGGAGCTGACCCAGGGGCGCGCCCCGGAGGTTCTGGCCCAGCTGCCCGCCCCGGATGCGGTCTTTATTGGCGGCAGCGGCGGGGAGCTGCCCGCAATTTTGGAAGCGGCTCTGCGGAAAAATCCTGCCGCCCGGTTCTGCATCACCGCCATTGCGGTGGAAACTCTGGGCACGGCAGTAGCTGCCATGACCCAGCTTGGGATGGAGCCCCAGATCAGCCAGGTCACCGTGGCACGAAGCCGCGTAGCGGGTGAACTTCATCTGATGATGGGACAAAACCCGGTTTGGATCATCACTGGGCGAAAGGAGGCCCTGGTTTGA
- the cbiD gene encoding cobalt-precorrin-5B (C(1))-methyltransferase CbiD produces the protein MAFEHYVTAGGKRLRCGYTTGTCAALAAAGAVRLLLTSRPPDLVAIDTPKGWRVEVSLTQPQLGEGWAQCAVIKDGGDDIDATHGLPIVARVVRQDGDTITIRGGEGVGRVTRPGLDQPVGEWAINRVPRQMITQAIDRERKALGCTDGFLVTISVPGGEEAAQRTFNPHLGIEGGISILGTSGIVEPMSVQALVDTMALELRQAALHSDGRLVLVPGNYGLDFLAQHDLIPEDIPVVRCSNFIGEALDQARLEGFRDVLLVGHIGKLVKLAGGIMNTHSRWADGRRELFCAHAALAGSDRNTARALMDCPTTDGCLEVLDQAGLREAVLSSLLEAIQGHLDRRFGPEGTVGTVLFSNQYGLLGLTPKGKELTDRWNNRS, from the coding sequence ATGGCCTTTGAGCACTACGTCACCGCCGGAGGCAAGCGCCTGCGCTGCGGCTACACCACCGGCACCTGCGCCGCACTGGCCGCTGCCGGAGCGGTACGGCTGCTGCTCACCAGCCGTCCGCCCGATCTAGTGGCCATTGACACCCCCAAGGGCTGGCGGGTGGAGGTATCTCTCACCCAGCCTCAGCTGGGAGAGGGCTGGGCGCAGTGTGCCGTCATCAAGGACGGCGGGGACGATATCGACGCCACCCATGGTCTGCCTATTGTGGCCCGGGTAGTGCGTCAGGATGGCGATACCATTACCATCCGCGGGGGAGAAGGTGTAGGCCGGGTGACTCGCCCAGGTCTTGACCAGCCGGTGGGCGAGTGGGCCATCAACCGGGTGCCCCGGCAGATGATCACTCAGGCGATAGACCGGGAGCGGAAGGCACTGGGCTGCACCGATGGATTTTTGGTGACTATCTCCGTCCCCGGCGGGGAAGAGGCTGCTCAGCGCACCTTTAACCCCCATCTGGGCATTGAGGGCGGCATCTCCATTTTAGGCACCTCCGGCATTGTGGAGCCCATGAGCGTTCAGGCCCTGGTGGACACCATGGCTCTGGAGCTGCGGCAGGCGGCGCTTCACAGCGACGGCCGCCTGGTGCTGGTGCCCGGTAACTACGGCCTGGACTTTTTAGCCCAGCATGACCTGATTCCCGAGGACATCCCGGTGGTCCGGTGCTCCAACTTTATTGGTGAGGCGCTGGACCAGGCCCGGTTAGAGGGCTTTCGGGACGTTCTGCTGGTGGGCCACATCGGCAAGCTGGTCAAGCTGGCCGGAGGCATTATGAACACCCACTCCCGCTGGGCGGACGGCCGCCGGGAGTTATTTTGCGCCCACGCCGCTCTGGCGGGCTCGGACCGAAACACCGCCCGGGCTCTTATGGACTGCCCCACCACCGACGGCTGTCTGGAGGTTCTGGACCAGGCAGGGCTGCGGGAGGCAGTTTTGTCCTCCCTGCTGGAGGCCATTCAGGGACACCTGGACCGGCGCTTCGGCCCGGAGGGGACGGTGGGCACCGTCCTGTTCAGCAATCAATATGGCCTTCTCGGCCTGACCCCCAAGGGGAAGGAGTTAACAGATAGATGGAACAACAGAAGTTAG